Proteins co-encoded in one Nicotiana sylvestris chromosome 7, ASM39365v2, whole genome shotgun sequence genomic window:
- the LOC138872493 gene encoding uncharacterized protein: MGGSNYLVWASSVELWCKGQGVQDHLIKQSSEGDEKAITLWAKIDAQLCSILWRSIDSKLMPLFCPLQTCYLVWAKARTLYANDISRFYDVISRMTNLKKQELDMSTYLGQVQAVMEEFETLMPVSASVAKQQEQRQKMFLVLTLAGLPNDLDSVAQTETTGNQSFSVSKEEYNELLQYRASKHTSPQVASVAQTDTPVAGNSFACVSQSSTLGPWVMDSGASDHISDNKTLLSNIVYSQSLPAVTLVNGCQTKAQGVGQANPLSSITLDSILYVPGCPFSLASDRSTGQTIGTGRESEGLYYLNSLSPSTTCRVTDPPDLIHCRLGHPSLSKLQKMVPSLSSLSTLDCESCQLGKHTRASFPRSVESHAESVFSLVHFDIWGPSRVSSILGFRYFDAFKEFPIVPPPPSNIEVSPILTIEESSVVPPCFPVTGTPLLTYHRCSCPTSGPTGSRPAPDPAPSTPIALRKGEALSHPGWRQAMSDEMSALHTSGTWELVPLPSGKSTVGCRWVYAVKVGPDGQIDRLKAHLVAKEYTQIFGLDYSDTFSPVAKVASVRLFLSMVAVRHWPLYQLDIKNVFLHGDLEDEVYMEQPPGFVAQGESCGLVCRLRRSLYGLKQSPRAWFDKFNTVIQEFGMTRSEADHSVFYRHSASSLCIYLVVYVDDIVIIGNDQDDITNLKKHLFQHFQTKDLGRLKYFLGIEVA, translated from the exons ATGGGAGGTTCAAACTACTTAGTTTGGGCTTCATCTGTCGAGTTATGGTGTAAAGGTCAAGGTGTTCAAGATCATCTAATTAAACAGTCTAGCGAAGGAGATGAAAAGGCGATAACGCTTTGGGCAAAGATTGATGCTCAATTATGTAGCATCTTGTGGCGTTCTATTGATTCCAAGTTGATGCCTTTGTTTTGTCCACTCCAGacatgttatttggtttgggcaaagGCTCGTACCTTATACGCTAATGACATATCTCGCTTCTATGATGTGATATCACGGATGACAAACTTAAAGAAGCAAGAATTGgatatgtctacttacttgggtCAAGTACAAGCAGTCATGGAGGAATTTGAGACATTAATGCCTGTTTCTGCTAGTGTGGCAAAACAACAAGAGCAGCGGCAAAAgatgtttctagttcttacactAGCTGGACTTCCTAATGATCTTGATTCA GTTGCTCAGACCGAGACTACAGGTAACCAAAGTTTTTCTGTATCTAAAGAAGAATATAATGAGCTCCTTCAGTATCGAGCAAGTAAGCATacatctccacaagtagcctcAGTTGCCCAGACTGATACTCCTGttgctggtaattcttttgcttgtgtttcccagtctagtactcttggacCATGGGTCATGGACTCAGGCGCTTCTGATCACATCTCTGATAATAAAACACTTTTGTCGAATATTGTATATTCACAGTCTCTTCCCGCTGTTACTTTAGTCAATGGATGTCAAACTAAGGCACAAGGAGTTGGACAAGCTAACCCATTGTCTTCTATCACCCTAGATTCCATTCTTTATGTCCCTGGTTGTCCTTTTAGTCTTGCATCT gACCGCAGTACAGGCCAGACAATTGGTACAGGACGTGAATCAGAAGGCCTTTACTACCTTAATTCACTTAGTCCTTCAACAACATGTCGAGTTACCGATCCTCCAGACCTAATCCATTGTCGTTTAGGACATCCAAGTTTATCCAAACTTCAGAAGATGGTGCCTAGTTTATCCAGTTTGTCTACATTAGATTGTGAGTCGTGTCAGCTTGGGAAACATACCCGAGCTTCCTTTCCGCGTAGTGTTGAGAGTCATGCAGAGTCTGTTTTCTCCTTGGTTCATTTtgatatatggggtcctagtagagtcagttcaatcttgggatttcgttatttt GATGCCTTCAAGGAGTTTCCTATAGTTCCTCCTCCACCTTCCAACATAGAGGTTTCACCCATACTAACTATTGAGGAGTCTAGTGTTGTTCCTCCTTGTTTCCCAGTCACAGGAacaccactcttgacttatcatcgtTGTTCGTGCCCTACATCAGGCCCAACTGGTTCTCGTCCTGCACCTGACCCTGCTCCTAGTACACCGATTGCACTTCGAAAAG gtgaagcgttgtctcatccaggatggcgacaggctatgagtgacgagatgtctgctttacatacaagtggtacttgggagcttgttcctcttccttcaggtaaatctactgttggttgtcgttgggtttatgcagtcaaagttggtcccgATGGCCAAATTGATCGACTTAAGGCCCATCTTGTTGCCAAAGAATATACTCAGATATTTGGGCTAGATTACAGTGATACTTTCTCTCCTGTGGCTAAAGTGGCATCAGtccgcctttttctatccatggttGCGGTTCGTCATTGGCCCCTCTATCAGCTGGACATTAAGAATGTCTTTCTTCACGGTGatcttgaggatgaggtttatatggagcaaccacctggttttgttgctcagggggagtcttgtggccttgtatgtcgcttgcgtcggtcactttatggtcttaagcagtctcctcgagcctggtttgatAAGTTCAACACGGTTatccaggagtttggcatgactcggagtgaagctgatcactctgtgttttatcggcactctgcttcaagtctatgtatttatctggtagtctatgttgatgatattgttattattgGCAATGATCAGGATGATATTACTAATCTGAAGAAGCATCTCTTCCAACATTTTCAAACTAAGGATCTAGGCAGATTGAAGTACTTTCTAGGTATTGAAGTTGCTtaa
- the LOC138873020 gene encoding uncharacterized protein, whose product MAPYETLYGRRCRSPIGWFETGETNLLGPDLVQEAMDKVQLIRQRLLSAQSRQKSYADKRRRDLVFTIRDKVFLRVSPMKGVMQFGKRGKLSPRFIGLYEMLDQEGAVAYRLALPPELSFIHPVFHVSMLRKCISDLYQVIEAPTIPLDEKCLMRRSQWLLFIDK is encoded by the coding sequence atggcaccgtacgAAACATTATATGGTAgaagatgtcgttctcctatcggatgGTTTGAAACTGGTGAGACTAACTTATTGGGACCTGACTTAGTACAAGAAGCTATGGACAAAGTCCAGTTGATCAGACAGAGATTGCTTTCAGCTCAAAGTAGACAAAAGTCTTATGCtgataagagaagaagagatttaGTGTTCACAATTAGGGACAAAGTGTTCTTACGAGTCTcccctatgaaaggtgtgatgcagtttgggaaaagaggcaagttgagccccaggTTCATAGGACTGTATGAGATGTTAGACCAAGAGGGAGCGGTAGCTTATCGTTTGGCACTTCCTCCTGAGTTGTCCTTTATTCATCCAGTGTTTCACGTCTCAATGCTAAGAAAATGTATTTCAGACTTATATCAGGTGATTGAAGCACCGACTATACCACTCGATGAGAagtgtcttatgaggaggagccaatgGCTATTGTTTATAGACAAATAA